The following are from one region of the Streptomyces decoyicus genome:
- a CDS encoding ammonium transporter, whose product MPPGILTLAADKVTLSPANTGFMLICSALVMIMTPGLAFFYGGMVRVKSVLNMLMMSFISLGIVTILWVLYGFGLAFGTDSGGFIGWNGNFAGLSGIGLTELWGTSTIPVYVFAIFQLMFAVITPALISGALADRVKFTAWALFIALWVTVVYFPVAHWVWGDGGWLFELKVIDFAGGTAVHINAGAAALGVLLVVGKRIGFKKDPMRPHSLPLVMLGAGLLWFGWFGFNAGSWLGNDDGIGAVAFVNTQVATAAAMLGWLAYEKLRHGSFTTLGAASGAVAGLVAITPACGAVSPLGAIAVGVIAGVLCAMAVNLKYKFGYDDSLDVIGVHLVGGVVGSLLVGLFATGGVQSKAKGLFYGGGFDQLGRQAVGVVCVLLYSLVVSYVLAKVIDLVMGFRVGEDEEVAGIDQAAHAETAYDFTGAGGGTVGRKGPALGEALTKKVDA is encoded by the coding sequence ATGCCCCCAGGCATCCTGACGCTTGCAGCAGACAAGGTGACGCTCAGCCCGGCGAACACCGGGTTCATGCTGATCTGCTCCGCCCTGGTGATGATCATGACCCCCGGGCTCGCCTTCTTCTACGGAGGCATGGTCCGGGTCAAGAGCGTGCTCAACATGCTGATGATGAGTTTCATCAGCCTGGGCATCGTCACGATCCTGTGGGTCCTGTACGGCTTCGGTCTCGCATTCGGCACCGACAGCGGCGGCTTCATCGGCTGGAACGGCAACTTCGCCGGCCTCAGCGGTATCGGCCTGACCGAGCTGTGGGGCACCAGCACCATCCCGGTCTATGTCTTCGCGATCTTCCAGCTGATGTTCGCGGTCATCACGCCCGCGCTGATCAGCGGTGCGCTCGCCGACCGGGTGAAATTCACCGCCTGGGCGCTGTTCATCGCGCTGTGGGTCACCGTCGTGTACTTCCCCGTCGCCCACTGGGTCTGGGGCGACGGCGGCTGGCTCTTCGAGCTGAAGGTCATCGACTTCGCCGGCGGCACCGCCGTGCACATCAACGCAGGCGCCGCGGCGCTCGGCGTGCTCCTCGTCGTCGGCAAGCGCATCGGCTTCAAGAAGGACCCGATGCGGCCGCACAGCCTGCCCCTGGTGATGCTCGGCGCCGGGCTGCTGTGGTTCGGCTGGTTCGGCTTCAACGCCGGCTCCTGGCTCGGCAACGACGACGGCATCGGCGCGGTCGCCTTCGTCAACACGCAGGTCGCCACCGCCGCCGCGATGCTCGGCTGGCTGGCGTACGAAAAGCTCCGGCACGGCTCGTTCACCACGCTCGGCGCGGCCTCCGGCGCGGTCGCCGGACTCGTCGCCATCACCCCGGCCTGCGGCGCGGTCAGCCCGCTGGGCGCCATCGCGGTCGGTGTGATCGCCGGTGTGCTGTGCGCCATGGCGGTCAATCTCAAGTACAAGTTCGGCTACGACGACTCCCTCGACGTCATCGGCGTCCACCTCGTCGGCGGTGTCGTCGGATCGCTGCTGGTCGGCCTGTTCGCCACCGGCGGGGTACAGAGCAAGGCCAAGGGCCTGTTCTACGGCGGCGGCTTCGACCAGCTCGGCAGGCAGGCCGTCGGTGTGGTCTGCGTACTGCTGTACTCCCTGGTCGTCTCGTATGTCCTTGCCAAGGTCATCGACCTGGTGATGGGCTTCCGGGTCGGCGAGGACGAGGAGGTCGCCGGCATCGACCAGGCCGCGCACGCGGAGACCGCGTACGACTTCACCGGCGCGGGCGGTGGCACGGTCGGCCGCAAGGGACCGGCACTCGGCGAGGCCCTGACAAAGAAGGTGGACGCGTGA
- the ftsY gene encoding signal recognition particle-docking protein FtsY, whose protein sequence is METVILAVIIAVVVLGAISGLVVSGRKKKQLPPSPPAAPKPSVTAPPAEPQVGEEAETPRDEERRTIEEVTLPTAEAPVAEAPAAEPETPVAPEIEVPEPTAGRLVRLRARLSRSQNTLGKGLLTLLSREHLDEETWEEIEDTLLTADVGVAPTQELVERLRERVKVLGTRTPEGLRGLLREELLALIGTDADRTVHTANGIGNGGDEIPGVVLVVGVNGTGKTTTTGKLARVLVADGKSVVLGAADTFRAAAADQLQTWGERVGARTVRGPEGGDPASIAFDAVKEGIAETADVVLIDTAGRLHTKTGLMDELGKVKRVVEKHGPVGEVLLVLDATTGQNGLVQARVFAEVVDITGVVLTKLDGTAKGGIIVAVQRELGVPVKLVGLGEGADDLAPFEPEAFVDALID, encoded by the coding sequence ATGGAAACCGTCATCCTTGCCGTAATCATCGCCGTGGTCGTGCTCGGCGCGATCAGCGGGCTCGTCGTCAGCGGCCGCAAGAAGAAGCAGCTGCCGCCGTCCCCGCCGGCTGCCCCGAAGCCCTCCGTTACCGCGCCCCCCGCCGAACCGCAGGTCGGCGAGGAGGCCGAGACCCCCCGCGACGAAGAGCGTCGCACCATCGAAGAAGTCACGCTGCCCACCGCCGAGGCCCCCGTGGCCGAGGCACCGGCCGCCGAGCCCGAGACGCCCGTCGCGCCCGAGATCGAGGTCCCCGAACCCACCGCGGGACGGCTGGTCCGGCTGCGGGCCCGGCTCTCCCGCTCCCAGAACACCCTGGGCAAGGGCCTGCTGACCCTGCTGTCCCGCGAACACCTCGACGAGGAGACCTGGGAGGAGATCGAGGACACCCTGCTGACCGCCGATGTCGGCGTCGCCCCCACCCAGGAGCTGGTCGAGCGGCTGCGTGAGCGGGTCAAGGTCCTCGGCACCCGCACCCCCGAGGGCCTGCGCGGCCTGTTGCGCGAGGAGCTCCTCGCCCTCATCGGCACGGACGCCGACCGCACGGTGCACACCGCCAACGGCATCGGCAACGGCGGCGACGAGATCCCCGGCGTCGTCTTGGTCGTCGGCGTCAACGGCACCGGCAAGACCACCACCACCGGCAAGCTCGCCCGTGTCCTGGTCGCCGACGGCAAGTCCGTGGTCCTCGGCGCCGCCGACACCTTCCGTGCCGCGGCCGCCGACCAGCTCCAGACATGGGGCGAGCGGGTCGGTGCCCGTACGGTCCGCGGACCCGAGGGCGGCGACCCCGCCTCGATCGCCTTCGACGCGGTCAAGGAAGGCATCGCCGAGACCGCCGATGTCGTGCTCATCGACACCGCGGGCCGGCTGCACACCAAGACCGGCCTGATGGACGAGCTCGGCAAGGTCAAGCGGGTCGTCGAGAAGCACGGCCCGGTCGGCGAGGTGCTGCTCGTCCTGGACGCCACCACCGGTCAGAACGGCCTGGTCCAGGCCCGGGTGTTCGCCGAGGTCGTGGACATCACCGGAGTCGTGCTCACCAAGCTCGACGGCACCGCCAAGGGCGGCATCATCGTCGCCGTCCAGCGTGAACTCGGCGTCCCCGTCAAGCTCGTCGGCCTGGGCGAGGGGGCGGACGACCTGGCGCCGTTCGAGCCGGAGGCCTTCGTCGACGCCCTGATCGACTGA
- a CDS encoding P-II family nitrogen regulator, with protein MKLITAVIKPHRLDEVKDALQAFGVHGLTLTEASGYGRQRGHTEVYRGAEYTVDLVPKIRIEVLVEDADAEQLMDVVVKAARTGKIGDGKVWSIPVDDAVRVRTGERGPDAL; from the coding sequence GTGAAGCTCATCACGGCAGTAATCAAGCCGCACCGGCTGGACGAGGTGAAGGACGCCCTCCAGGCATTCGGTGTGCACGGTCTGACGCTCACCGAGGCCAGCGGATACGGCAGGCAGCGCGGGCACACGGAGGTGTACCGCGGTGCCGAGTACACCGTCGACCTCGTGCCGAAGATCCGTATCGAGGTGCTGGTCGAGGACGCCGACGCCGAGCAGCTGATGGATGTGGTCGTCAAGGCGGCCCGCACCGGCAAGATCGGCGACGGGAAGGTGTGGAGCATCCCCGTCGACGACGCCGTACGGGTGCGGACCGGGGAGCGGGGACCGGACGCACTGTGA
- a CDS encoding [protein-PII] uridylyltransferase, whose amino-acid sequence MTDNVEETAGPGGAPGPGTEPAPAPEGGYPAARLRLLQDEAAIGPGRRAGLARLTDDWLAGLLARHATAAGLAGTALVAVGGYGRGELSPRSDLDLLLLHDGRADADALAALADQLWYPIWDLGLDLDHSVRTPAQARKAAREDLKVQLGLLDARHLAGDPELTAALRTAAYADWRESAPKRLPELHDLCQERAERQGELQYLLEPELKEARGGLRDATALRAVAASWLADAPRGGLEAARTRLLDTRDALHLTTGRATDRLSLQEQDQVADALGMLDADALLRQTYESARTISYAADVTWREVGRVLRARSLKPMLRGLLHGRTAGKGERSPLAEGVVELDGEAVLARTARPERDPVLVLRAAAAAAQAGLPLATHAIRRCATATATRPLPVPWPAEAREQLVTLLGAGTHTVPVWEALEAEGIITRLLPDWERVRCRPQRNPVHTWTVDRHLVETAVRACDLTRRVHRPDLLLIAALLHDIGKGWPGDHSVAGETIARDVAGRLGFGARDTAVIATLVRHHLLLIDTATRRDLDDPATVGAVAEAVGSTGTLELLHALTEADALATGPAAWSAWRGGLVADLVKRVAARLAGEPGPEERGAAEPTAEQERLAIEARRTGGPVLALHARSEPPTGAGDDSEAPDREAVGVELLIAVPDQPGVLAAAAGVLALHRLTVRAADLLLLDPVEEGPVLLLSWRVAAEYGSLPRADRLRADLVRALDGSLDIPARLAERERAYARRARAVLAPPPRVSVAPGSSRTATVIEVRAQDAHGLLHRIGRALEQAGVAVRSAHISTLGANAVDAFYVTGPDGEPLADGAAHEVAAAVERALG is encoded by the coding sequence TTGACCGACAACGTCGAGGAAACGGCAGGCCCGGGCGGAGCGCCGGGCCCGGGGACCGAGCCCGCGCCCGCCCCGGAAGGCGGCTACCCCGCGGCCCGGCTGCGGCTCCTCCAGGACGAGGCGGCCATCGGGCCCGGCCGCCGCGCCGGCCTCGCCCGGCTGACCGACGACTGGCTGGCCGGCCTGCTGGCCCGGCACGCCACCGCCGCCGGACTGGCCGGCACCGCCCTGGTCGCCGTCGGCGGCTACGGCCGCGGCGAACTCTCCCCGCGCAGCGACCTCGACCTGTTGCTGCTGCACGACGGCCGGGCCGACGCCGATGCCCTGGCCGCGCTCGCCGATCAGCTCTGGTACCCCATCTGGGACCTCGGCCTCGACCTCGACCACTCCGTACGCACCCCCGCCCAGGCCCGTAAAGCCGCCCGCGAGGACCTGAAGGTGCAGCTCGGCCTGCTCGACGCCCGTCACCTGGCAGGCGACCCGGAGCTGACCGCGGCGCTGCGCACCGCCGCCTACGCCGACTGGCGCGAGAGCGCCCCCAAACGGCTCCCGGAACTCCACGACCTGTGCCAGGAGCGCGCCGAGCGGCAGGGCGAGCTCCAGTACCTGCTCGAACCCGAGCTCAAGGAGGCCAGGGGCGGGCTGCGGGACGCCACCGCACTCCGGGCCGTCGCCGCCTCCTGGCTCGCCGACGCCCCGCGCGGCGGCCTGGAAGCCGCCCGCACCCGGCTGCTCGACACCCGCGACGCGCTGCATCTGACGACCGGCCGCGCCACCGACCGGCTCTCCCTCCAGGAACAGGACCAGGTCGCCGACGCCCTCGGCATGCTCGACGCGGACGCCCTGCTGCGGCAGACCTACGAATCCGCCCGCACCATCTCCTACGCGGCCGATGTCACCTGGCGCGAGGTCGGCCGGGTGCTGCGCGCCCGCTCCCTCAAGCCCATGCTGCGCGGGCTGCTGCACGGCCGTACCGCGGGCAAGGGCGAGCGCTCACCGCTCGCCGAGGGCGTCGTGGAACTCGACGGCGAGGCGGTGCTCGCCCGCACCGCACGGCCCGAGCGGGACCCGGTGCTGGTGCTGCGCGCCGCGGCCGCCGCCGCCCAGGCCGGACTGCCGCTGGCCACCCACGCCATCCGCCGCTGCGCCACGGCCACCGCCACCCGGCCGCTGCCCGTGCCGTGGCCCGCCGAGGCCCGTGAGCAGCTGGTGACGCTGCTGGGCGCGGGCACCCACACCGTGCCCGTATGGGAGGCCCTGGAGGCCGAGGGCATCATCACGCGGCTGCTGCCCGACTGGGAGCGCGTCCGCTGCCGCCCCCAGCGCAACCCCGTCCACACCTGGACCGTGGACCGGCACCTCGTCGAGACCGCCGTACGGGCCTGTGACCTGACCCGGCGGGTGCACCGCCCCGACCTGCTGCTGATCGCCGCCCTGCTGCACGACATCGGCAAGGGCTGGCCCGGCGACCACTCGGTGGCCGGCGAGACCATCGCCCGCGACGTGGCGGGCCGGCTCGGCTTCGGTGCCCGCGACACCGCGGTGATCGCCACCCTCGTACGGCACCATCTGCTGCTCATCGACACCGCCACCCGGCGCGATCTGGACGACCCGGCGACCGTCGGCGCGGTCGCCGAGGCCGTCGGCAGCACCGGCACCCTGGAGCTCCTGCACGCCCTGACCGAGGCCGACGCCCTGGCCACCGGGCCCGCCGCCTGGAGCGCCTGGCGCGGCGGACTCGTCGCCGACCTGGTCAAACGGGTCGCCGCGCGGCTCGCGGGGGAGCCCGGACCGGAGGAACGCGGCGCCGCCGAGCCCACCGCGGAGCAGGAGCGGCTGGCGATCGAGGCCCGGCGCACCGGCGGCCCGGTCCTGGCGCTGCACGCGCGCTCCGAACCGCCCACCGGGGCCGGGGACGACTCCGAGGCGCCGGACCGGGAAGCGGTCGGTGTGGAGCTGCTCATCGCCGTACCCGACCAGCCGGGCGTCCTTGCCGCCGCGGCCGGCGTGCTGGCCCTGCACCGGCTCACCGTCCGCGCCGCGGACCTGCTCCTGCTCGACCCCGTCGAGGAGGGCCCGGTCCTGCTGCTGAGCTGGCGGGTGGCCGCCGAATACGGTTCGCTGCCGCGCGCCGACCGGCTGCGTGCCGACCTGGTCCGCGCGCTGGACGGCTCTCTCGACATCCCCGCCCGCCTCGCCGAGCGCGAACGCGCCTACGCCCGCCGTGCGCGTGCCGTGCTGGCCCCGCCACCCCGGGTCAGCGTCGCCCCCGGCAGCTCCCGCACCGCGACCGTGATCGAGGTCCGCGCCCAGGACGCGCACGGCCTGCTGCACCGCATCGGCCGCGCCCTGGAGCAGGCCGGCGTCGCGGTCCGCAGCGCCCACATCAGCACCCTGGGCGCGAACGCGGTGGATGCGTTCTATGTCACGGGGCCGGACGGGGAGCCGTTGGCCGACGGCGCGGCCCACGAGGTGGCGGCGGCTGTGGAGCGCGCCCTGGGGTAG
- the nsdA gene encoding transcriptional repressor NsdA: MGGNGGSGGTDAAKQPNAQLGSWFMRSGWSKGELARQVNRRARQMGAHHISTDTSRVRRWLDGEQPREPIPRILSELFSERFGCVVGIEELGLRSAHQSPSVSGVDLPWAGSQTVTLISEFSRSDLMLARRGFLGTSLALAAGPSLIEPMQRWLVPVPAGQGEGGAEEPDRARRPARLSKPELDLLESTTAMFRQWDAQCGGGLRRKAVVGQLHEVTDLLQEPQPAAVAKRLFKVAAELAELAGWMSYDIGLQPTAQKYFVLALHASKEAGDRPLGSYILSSMSRQMIHLGRPDDALELIHLAQYGSRETATPRTQAMLYAMEARAYAGMGQPSKVKRAVRMAEDTFSDALPGEPEPDWIRFFSEAELNAENAHSYRDLAYVAGRSPTYASLAEPVMERAVELFGQDPEHQRSYALNLIGMATVHLLQKEPEACAAMAQQAIPFARQVRSERVNTRLRKTVDTAAREFGNVAEVIRLSDELTRQLPESAAAV, from the coding sequence GTGGGCGGCAACGGCGGCAGTGGCGGCACCGACGCCGCCAAACAACCCAACGCACAGCTGGGTTCGTGGTTCATGCGCAGCGGCTGGTCCAAGGGGGAGCTGGCGCGCCAGGTCAACCGCCGGGCCCGTCAGATGGGCGCCCACCACATCAGTACGGACACCTCCCGGGTGCGCCGCTGGCTCGACGGCGAGCAGCCGCGCGAGCCCATTCCGCGGATCCTGTCCGAGCTGTTCTCCGAGCGCTTCGGCTGCGTGGTCGGCATCGAGGAGCTGGGCCTGCGCTCCGCCCACCAGTCCCCGTCCGTCTCCGGCGTGGACCTGCCCTGGGCCGGCTCCCAAACGGTCACCCTCATCAGCGAGTTCTCGCGCAGTGACCTGATGCTGGCGCGCCGCGGCTTCCTCGGCACCTCCCTCGCGCTCGCCGCCGGACCCAGCCTCATCGAGCCGATGCAGCGCTGGCTGGTCCCGGTGCCCGCGGGCCAGGGCGAGGGCGGCGCCGAGGAGCCGGACCGCGCCCGCCGGCCCGCGCGGCTGTCCAAGCCGGAGCTGGATCTGCTGGAGTCGACGACCGCGATGTTCCGCCAGTGGGACGCGCAGTGCGGCGGCGGGCTGCGGCGCAAGGCGGTGGTCGGCCAGCTTCACGAGGTCACCGACCTCCTCCAGGAGCCGCAGCCGGCAGCGGTGGCCAAGCGGCTGTTCAAGGTCGCCGCCGAGCTCGCCGAACTGGCCGGCTGGATGAGTTACGACATCGGGCTCCAGCCCACCGCGCAGAAGTACTTCGTGCTGGCGCTGCATGCCTCCAAGGAGGCCGGTGACCGGCCCCTGGGCTCGTACATCCTCTCCAGCATGAGCCGCCAGATGATCCACCTCGGGCGGCCCGACGATGCGCTGGAGCTGATCCATCTGGCGCAGTACGGCAGCCGCGAGACGGCCACACCGCGCACCCAGGCCATGTTGTATGCGATGGAGGCCCGCGCCTATGCCGGCATGGGCCAGCCCAGCAAGGTCAAGAGGGCCGTCCGGATGGCCGAGGACACCTTCTCCGATGCGCTGCCCGGCGAGCCGGAACCGGACTGGATCCGCTTCTTCTCCGAGGCCGAGCTGAACGCCGAGAACGCCCACTCCTACCGGGACCTGGCCTATGTCGCCGGTCGCAGTCCCACGTACGCCTCGCTCGCCGAGCCCGTCATGGAGCGCGCGGTGGAGCTGTTCGGCCAGGACCCCGAGCACCAGCGTTCGTATGCGCTCAACCTCATCGGGATGGCCACCGTGCATCTGCTCCAGAAGGAGCCGGAGGCCTGCGCGGCGATGGCGCAGCAGGCGATCCCGTTCGCCCGGCAGGTCCGCTCGGAGCGGGTCAACACCCGGCTGCGCAAGACCGTGGACACCGCGGCGCGGGAATTCGGCAATGTTGCCGAGGTGATCCGGCTCAGCGACGAGCTCACCCGCCAGCTGCCCGAATCAGCGGCGGCCGTCTGA
- the ffh gene encoding signal recognition particle protein has translation MFDTLSDRLASTFKNLRGKGRLSEADIDATAREIRIALLEADVALPVVRAFIKQVKERATGSEVSQALNPAQQVIKIVNEELVGILGGETRRLRFAKTAPTVIMLAGLQGAGKTTLAGKLGRWLKAQGHAPLLVACDLQRPNAVNQLQVVSERAAVAFYGPQPGNGVGDPVQVAKDSIEYARTKQHDVVIVDTAGRLGIDQELMQQAADIRDAVSPDEVLFVVDAMIGQDAVNTAEAFRDGVGFDGVVLSKLDGDARGGAALSVAHVTGKQIMFASNGEKLDDFDAFHPDRMASRILGMGDMLSLIEKAEQTFSQAEAEKMAAKLAKGPKEFTLDDFLAQMEQVRKMGSISKLLGMLPGMGQMKDQINNLDEREVDRTAAIIKSMTPAERQEPTIINGSRRARIAKGSGVDVSAVKGLVERFFDARKMMSKMAQGGGMPGMPGMPGMPGMGGGGARKKKQVKQAKGKRKSGNPMKRKAEEEAAAARREAAQAGNPLGLPQGDQEPQNFELPEEFKKFMG, from the coding sequence GTGTTCGATACGCTTTCCGACCGCTTGGCGAGTACTTTCAAAAACCTCCGGGGCAAGGGCCGCCTGAGCGAGGCGGACATCGATGCCACGGCCCGCGAGATCCGTATCGCGCTGCTCGAGGCCGATGTCGCCCTCCCCGTCGTCCGCGCCTTCATCAAGCAGGTCAAGGAGCGCGCCACCGGCTCCGAGGTCTCCCAGGCGCTGAACCCCGCCCAGCAGGTCATCAAGATCGTCAACGAGGAGCTCGTCGGCATCCTCGGCGGCGAGACCCGCCGGCTGCGGTTCGCCAAGACCGCCCCCACCGTGATCATGCTGGCCGGTCTTCAGGGTGCCGGTAAGACCACCCTCGCCGGAAAGCTCGGCCGCTGGCTCAAGGCACAGGGCCACGCCCCGCTGCTGGTCGCCTGTGACCTCCAGCGCCCCAATGCCGTCAACCAGCTCCAGGTCGTCTCGGAGCGCGCCGCTGTCGCCTTCTACGGCCCCCAGCCGGGCAACGGCGTCGGTGACCCGGTCCAGGTCGCCAAGGACTCGATCGAGTACGCCCGCACCAAGCAGCACGACGTCGTCATCGTCGACACCGCCGGCCGTCTGGGCATCGACCAGGAGCTGATGCAGCAGGCCGCGGACATCCGCGACGCGGTCAGCCCCGACGAGGTCCTCTTCGTCGTCGACGCGATGATCGGCCAGGACGCGGTCAACACCGCCGAGGCGTTCCGCGACGGCGTCGGCTTCGACGGCGTGGTGCTCTCCAAGCTCGACGGTGACGCCCGCGGTGGTGCCGCGCTGTCCGTCGCGCACGTCACCGGCAAGCAGATCATGTTCGCCTCCAACGGCGAGAAGCTGGACGACTTCGACGCGTTCCACCCGGACCGCATGGCGTCCCGCATCCTCGGCATGGGCGACATGCTCAGCCTGATCGAGAAGGCCGAGCAGACCTTCAGCCAGGCCGAGGCCGAGAAGATGGCGGCCAAGCTGGCGAAGGGCCCCAAGGAGTTCACCCTCGACGACTTCCTGGCCCAGATGGAGCAGGTCCGCAAGATGGGCTCCATCTCCAAGCTGCTCGGCATGCTGCCCGGTATGGGGCAGATGAAGGACCAGATCAACAACCTCGACGAGCGCGAGGTCGACCGCACGGCCGCCATCATCAAGTCGATGACCCCGGCCGAGCGCCAGGAGCCGACGATCATCAACGGCTCACGCCGGGCCCGTATCGCCAAGGGTTCCGGTGTCGACGTCAGCGCGGTCAAGGGCCTGGTCGAGCGGTTCTTCGACGCCCGCAAGATGATGTCGAAGATGGCGCAGGGCGGCGGCATGCCTGGTATGCCCGGCATGCCGGGGATGCCTGGCATGGGCGGCGGTGGCGCCCGCAAGAAGAAGCAGGTCAAGCAGGCCAAGGGCAAGCGCAAGAGCGGCAACCCGATGAAGCGCAAGGCCGAGGAGGAGGCCGCGGCCGCGCGCCGCGAGGCCGCCCAGGCCGGCAACCCGCTGGGCCTGCCGCAGGGTGACCAGGAGCCGCAGAACTTCGAACTCCCCGAGGAGTTCAAGAAGTTCATGGGCTGA
- a CDS encoding bifunctional DNA primase/polymerase, whose protein sequence is MGFTIGDIREMRSGSRRRARSTEITAVAEYTGLWGWAVVPGARAVRAGSGRTDCSCGAADCPAPGAHPLAFAGELAAGATWETAAAAWAETPGAALLLPVGRSFDILDVPETAGRNALARLERMGLPLGPAAVTPTGRALFFVAPGAAKELPDLLYRMGWDDATLDLRSLGPGDHITAPPSDLGGHGPVRWLRPPTLDTAAHPPQARLVVGTLAYVCNRSAV, encoded by the coding sequence ATGGGCTTCACGATCGGCGACATTCGCGAGATGCGTTCCGGCTCCCGGCGCCGCGCCCGCTCGACCGAGATCACGGCGGTGGCGGAGTACACCGGGCTGTGGGGCTGGGCGGTCGTCCCCGGCGCACGCGCGGTGCGCGCGGGCAGCGGGCGCACGGACTGCTCGTGCGGCGCCGCCGACTGCCCCGCCCCCGGCGCCCATCCACTGGCCTTCGCCGGGGAGCTGGCGGCCGGGGCCACCTGGGAGACGGCCGCCGCGGCCTGGGCCGAGACGCCGGGCGCCGCGCTGCTCCTCCCGGTGGGCCGGTCGTTCGACATCCTCGACGTGCCGGAGACCGCGGGCCGCAACGCGCTGGCGCGGCTGGAGCGGATGGGCCTGCCGCTCGGCCCGGCCGCGGTGACCCCGACGGGCCGCGCCCTGTTCTTCGTCGCCCCCGGTGCGGCCAAGGAGCTCCCCGATCTGCTCTACCGGATGGGCTGGGACGACGCCACGCTCGACCTGCGCTCCCTGGGCCCCGGTGACCACATCACCGCGCCCCCCTCCGACCTCGGCGGCCACGGCCCGGTGCGCTGGCTCCGCCCGCCGACGCTGGACACCGCGGCCCATCCGCCGCAGGCGCGGCTGGTGGTGGGCACCCTGGCGTATGTGTGCAACCGCTCGGCGGTCTGA
- a CDS encoding alanine racemase, whose amino-acid sequence MFLDTVLARNPRLVACATELHRSGAIPPDTYVMDLDAVTANAALLAAEAGRRGLALWFVVKQLGRNPELVRAVARHIPRFAAIDPPEARVLHAAGARAGNLGHLVQIPHRALPEMLSWRPEAVTVYDLANARAVSEAAVRLGRVQDILVRVEGAPGAGYPGQEGGVPPDGIEAFAAAAERLPGVRVAGVTAFPCLRCDPGAGRPRATANLALARTAREVLAARRGVDPAGLLLSAPGVTSMASLPLLARLGATHGEPGHALTGTTPLHAAGPRQPEKPGYVYVSEVAHVLADGRPALFGGGFYPRATVRSALIPRTGARLAVQDAPPEHIDYYRLLAPGEARPGDTAVLAFRTQVFVTRSTVAVVSGLADGTPELTGCYDPWGRPVGQPP is encoded by the coding sequence GTGTTTCTCGACACCGTCCTCGCCCGCAATCCCCGGCTGGTCGCCTGTGCGACCGAGCTGCACCGAAGCGGCGCCATCCCGCCCGACACCTATGTGATGGACCTGGACGCGGTGACCGCGAACGCCGCGCTGCTGGCCGCGGAGGCCGGCCGGCGGGGGCTCGCCCTCTGGTTCGTGGTCAAGCAGCTCGGCCGCAATCCCGAGCTGGTCCGGGCCGTCGCCCGCCATATCCCGCGCTTCGCCGCCATCGACCCGCCCGAGGCGCGGGTGCTGCATGCGGCGGGCGCGCGGGCCGGGAACCTCGGTCATCTGGTGCAGATCCCGCACCGGGCACTGCCCGAGATGCTGTCGTGGCGCCCGGAGGCGGTCACCGTCTACGACCTCGCCAACGCGCGTGCCGTGTCGGAGGCGGCCGTCCGGCTCGGCCGCGTCCAGGACATCCTCGTACGCGTCGAGGGGGCGCCGGGTGCGGGGTATCCGGGGCAGGAGGGCGGGGTGCCACCGGACGGTATCGAGGCGTTCGCCGCCGCGGCGGAGCGGCTGCCGGGCGTACGTGTCGCGGGGGTGACGGCCTTCCCCTGTCTGCGCTGCGACCCCGGTGCGGGCCGGCCGCGCGCCACCGCGAACCTCGCCCTGGCCCGTACGGCACGGGAGGTGCTCGCCGCGCGGAGGGGGGTCGATCCGGCGGGGCTGCTGCTGAGCGCGCCCGGCGTCACGTCGATGGCGAGTCTCCCGCTGCTGGCGCGGCTCGGCGCCACGCACGGGGAGCCGGGGCATGCGCTCACCGGCACCACTCCCCTGCACGCCGCGGGCCCGCGGCAGCCGGAGAAGCCCGGCTATGTGTACGTGAGCGAGGTCGCCCATGTCCTCGCCGACGGCCGGCCGGCGTTGTTCGGCGGCGGCTTCTACCCACGTGCCACCGTGCGCTCCGCGCTGATCCCGCGCACCGGCGCGCGCCTCGCGGTGCAGGACGCTCCGCCCGAGCACATCGACTACTACCGGCTGCTGGCGCCCGGCGAGGCGCGGCCCGGGGACACCGCCGTCCTGGCCTTCCGCACCCAGGTGTTCGTCACCCGCAGCACGGTCGCGGTCGTCTCCGGTCTGGCCGACGGCACACCGGAACTGACGGGGTGTTACGACCCGTGGGGGCGGCCCGTAGGGCAACCGCCGTGA